The Salicibibacter halophilus DNA window TTCGTATACTCCCGGGGAAGAAATGTGGGAAAACCCATATGTCTCCCCCCTGGATGAAGGGGTAGGCGAAGATCTTCCACCGGCATTTATTGCAACGGCTGAATTTGATCCGCTCAGAGATGAAGGTGAACTGTACGCCCATAAACTCCACGAAGAAGAGGTTCCCGTAGAGGCCATTCGATACGAAGGCGTCATGCATGGGTTTTTATCCTTTTACGAAGTGCTCGCCACCGGTCGCCACGCGTTGGATGATAGCGTAGCATTTCTCGATCGGACATTAAAGGATAAACAAGTGGCAGGGGCGGGTTTTCGAATCATTGAACGTGAACAGCCCACAGGTTTTGAAAGGCTCAGGGAGGAGACAGAAGCCCACGTGGGTGCCGTTTATCTTCTCGGGTTACATGCTCAACGCCAATTCGATCAGTGGGTGGAAACCTCGTTGCTCGCTGATTCTGAAGAGGAATGATCGGCATTAGAAAACTTGGCTTTTCGCCAAACCTTTATGGCGAGAGTCAAGTTTTTCTTATGCGATCATCCGATTATATATGGGGTAAGTTCTAATTATTAGGGATATATCATCATTAAATCTGCTGTGACTTCATTTGATTCAATTTTTGTCTATATTCTTTTATATCCTCTGTTTTATTTTTATTATGACTGTGCTATACTACTCAAGGATTGCTCACTGAACACGAAAAATCAATCACGATAAAAAGGGGGATCCCTAATGTTAGCGGCACGAAAACAACGGCTACAGACATTTGCCAGATGGCGTCGTCAAATGAATGTCCATGAACGAATACGGGAAAATGAACAGCTTGCGATCCTTGAGCGGGAGATGCCCCGATTTATTAATATGACGATGCCGGTTTTTTTACTGCGTCCCGAAATGGAACGGAAGCTTCATCAATTTTTGCAGACCGCCGATCAGCAGCGAATATCTTCAAAACAGTTTTTCAAAAAAAGCGGCCACGACCAGGGACGCTTCTACCAAAACGAGCTCTTAGTCTTCATTAAGTACCTGCGCAGGCAGGGATTCGATTTGAACGGCCATGAAGCGTTGTTTGCCCATGTGCTCTTGAATCATTTGGCGATTAGTAACCTACAGCGTATGCAAAAACGTTACGGTGGATTGGCATTAAGGGGAGACTCGCTCACAGATGTCTTTGACCGTTACTTGCACCTGGTCGATGAAAAAGATTATACAAGTGTCGGCCATCTTGAATATTTGCGGCAAACACTTGTCAGTAAACGTATTGTGCCGGTAACGATGAGCCAAAATAAACTTAAGCGTCAACTGAAACAATACGAAAAAAATCATGAAGATCTGCAAATCTACAAGTTTGAAAAACGCTTGCAAAAAAATACCAATTAAAAAAGGCTTCCCGAAAAAAGGAAAGCCTTTTTTAATGCCCTTCATATTGCTGCATGAGCGAACGAACGTCTGCAGGTATAGGGACGGATGTTGCCTCGGAAGCATCATAATTCACGTGAATTTGTTCTGCTTTCAGCAAGATGGCAGGATCATTTTTCTTCGTGATTTCAAAAGCAGCCGTGAAACTGCTGGTTCCAATATGATTTACGCTGCACCAAATAGACAGTTGTTCATCGAGGCGAGCCGGTCTTTGAAATTCCAGCGTGGATTTTACGAGGGCGATATCAAATGTGTTTTTATACTTCTCCAACCAGTTTTCACCAAGCACCGTTCGAAAATATTCAGTCATGGCAACATCGAGATACGTCATGTAATGGGCGTTGAAGACGATGCCTTGCCCATCAATTTCCGAGTACCGTACCCGCAGTTCGTGCGAAAAACGAAAGGAGCGATCCATAAACACTTACACCTCTTTTTCATTTAGTGAATATCTTTCTAATGCCTTCAATTTTATAAAAGAAAGAATAAAAAGACAACTCCAGGTCATTATCGCACTTTATAAGTAAAGCATCCCCGTTTACTACGCCTAAGTAAACGGGGATGCCGCTAAAAAATAATATGTGCACATAAAACGATAATAGGCAACGTAATAATTGTCCTTAACAAGAAAATCATAACCAGTTCCCAAAAGGTAATCGGGATTTTTGAACCGAGGATCATTCCGCCGACTTCAGACATATAGATCAACTGGGTAATCGAAAGA harbors:
- a CDS encoding acyl-CoA thioesterase; its protein translation is MDRSFRFSHELRVRYSEIDGQGIVFNAHYMTYLDVAMTEYFRTVLGENWLEKYKNTFDIALVKSTLEFQRPARLDEQLSIWCSVNHIGTSSFTAAFEITKKNDPAILLKAEQIHVNYDASEATSVPIPADVRSLMQQYEGH